CTTCGGAATATCGTTCCATCCCCGCCAACACGTCCGCCCGCCCATCTAGGCAATTAATGAAGGCCAGGCTGCGGGGTCCCTGGATTTTCTCGATGACCGTCAACGCCCGGGTCATGATGTCTACTTCGCCGGCGTAGTCCTGAAGAAAATGGGCTTCCACTCCCAAGGAGGCCAAGGTGGAAAGGAGCCCCTTGTGGAGCGGCCCCAGGAGGGCTTCTTTCAAGGCCAGCATCCGGTGCAAGACGGAAACCGGCGTTGGCGAAGTGGCGCCCGCGCCGCGAGGCATCTCGAGGTGGCCGAGGTCGTCGGCCAGGCTACGAAGTCCAGCCCCCAACTCGGTATATGTCTCGGCCCCAATCGATTTCGCTATCGCCAGATGAACGGCGTCTCCCGATGAGCGCTCAATAATTGCCGCCAGCCGGCGCAGGCTTTGGCCGACCGCCGAATCTTCGTCCTGGAGTACCGTAAGTCGAATCTTCAGTGCCCGAAGACACGCAGACTGGGCCGCCTCGAATCGGCCCAAGGCGAGTAATACCGCGGCCTGAGTATCGAGGCTTCGGGCCAAGTCGGAGCTTTCTTCGCCCAACTTCGCAGACTGAACGCTCACCGCGTCAGTGGCGAGGACGGAGGCCGTATCGAATTCGCCCTTTGCCAAATAAATACGCGCAAGCAGCTCCGCATCTCGCGCGGCCTCAATGCCTCCTTTGCCGGTGCTTTCCTTATCAATCGCAAGTGCCCTTTCACAATAATGGATAGCTTCTGATAGACGCTTTCGGGCGAGGAGGACTTCCGCCAGGTTGCTCAGACCGCGCGCCGCTTCTCGTTGGTTTGCTCCCGTTTCATGCGGCGCCCAAATGTTGGCCTTACGCGTCAATTCCTCGGCCGGCCAGAGGGCGCCGCCCTCAAGGTAGACTCCAGCCAGTAAAGATGCCGCGATCGATTCGCGTCGAGGGCTGCCGGCGAGCCATCCCAGCCGGATTTGTTCTTCGAAACGGTTCATGTCGCGAGAGGCGTAGTCTTCCCTTCCGCTATTTGCCGAGCGGGGCTGCACGATCGAATGCATCACTAGCGACAGGGCATCGGCCCGCTCCAGCTCGGCAATGGCCTGGGATCGCGCGGCGCTGGCTCTGGCACTGAAGACCACGTAGGCCGTCATGGCGACCGCACCCATGAGAAGTGCAAACGTGACGGCCGCTCCCGCGACGAGCGTTCTGCGGTGACGATGAGCGACCTTGCGCAGCACGTACCAGGTGCTGTCGCTGCGGGCAATGATGGGTTCGTTGGCCAGGAATCGCCGTAGGTCCTCGCCCAGGTCGAGCGCGGATTGATAGCGACGGTTCATGTCCTTGGCCATAGCCTTCAGCGTGATCGTGTCGAGATCAGCCGGAATCGACGCGATCACCCGCGATGGAGCAGATGGCTCAGTGGTCGTGATCTGGCGCACCACGTCGGCAATTGCGCCGGAAACGGGAAAAGGGAGCTGGCCGGTCAGTACCTCGTAGAGAAGAACCCCGAGGGCATAGACATCGCTGCGGGCATCGCCTTGGCTACCCCCGCAACTGACCTGTTCGGGGGCGGCGTAGGCAATCGTGCCCATGAATTCCCCGGTTAAGGTGGCGCTGAAGGCTGCCTCGCCATCGACCAGCTTGGCGAGACCGAAATCAACGATGTGGGGTTCGTGGTTGGCGTCGACCAGGATGTTGCCCGGCTTCAGGTCGCGGTGCAGAACTCCCCGCAGATGCGCAAAGCTCAGGGCCCGGCAAACCTTGATGAAGACTTCGAGCAGCCGGGTCCGAGTCTGCCCAACTGTGCTTTCAGCTCGGCATGACCGTGCCCACTGGTCGAGCGGACGGCCCTCGATGAACGCCATGGAGAGGAAGGGCCGTCCATCCGGCGTAATGCCGCTGTCATGGACGGTGACAATGTTGGGATGATGCAGTCCCGCGGCCAGCTCCACTTCCCGCTCGAAGCGGCCGCGCTGACGCGGGGTGGCGAAGTGGCCGCCGTGGAGCATCTTGAGTGCCACACACCGCTTGGTTCTCTTTTGAATCGCCCGGTAGACCACCCCTTGGCCGCCCTGGGCCACGCACTCCAGGATCTCGTAGTCATCCATGACCAGCGGATCGAGCCGACGTTCTCGACGAGAGCGCGTGGCACGCGCGACAGTCGTGATCTGGGTCAACAGCGCATTGTTCTGCCGGATGTCTTCAAGGGTGCTGCGGCAGGGCGCGCAGCACGCCAAGTGAGAGGAGATCCCCCCGTCGCCGTTCGCCTTGCCGACCGCCGCATCCTCCAGAACATGTAGCGGCGGGCAGGCGGACATGACCGCTCCTCTCAGACCAGTTCATAAACGTCGGTGAGCCGGGACATGATCTCACGCAATTGCGTCAGGCACCGGTTCTTCGCGGCATAGACCGAGTCAAGGCTCAACCCCAGCTCCGCGGATACGTCGGAGGCGGAGCGTTCCTCGAAGGCAATCATCTCGAACGCCCGGATCGTCTTGGCCTCCAGCCGGGTCTCCTCCCGCAGTTCGCGCATCGCGTTTTCGAGGATTACCCGGCGACACTCTTCATCCCATATACCGTTCAAGGTCTCGTGATCTGACAGCTGGACCAAGGCGGATTCGCCGCGGCGCTCCCGCCGCCGCGAGGCCGCCCCTTGCCAGTCGAGGATGCAGTTTCGGGCGATGCCAATCACCCACGACGAAAGACGCCCGCGGCTGCGATCGTAGCTGCCTTGGCGGTAGTACTTTACGACCCGGGTAAGGGTCTCTTGGGTGACGTCGTCAGCATCCGCTTCTCCCAAGCCTAGCTTGAGTGAAAACCCCCGGATAATCGGCCTAAACCGCGCATCGAGCGCTTCCCAGACTTCCTGCGCGGCGGGGTTCAGCAAATCTTCTAACAGCGCGGTCGTGGTTCGTGAGGTGAGTTGCATAGCCCGGACCTGAAGGGGAAAGGCGGTTTGCATGATAGCAACTCCTGAGGTTTTCCTCAAGCCGGCGGGCACAGTGGGTTGGTGGGTATGGACTGTTCTGTCCGGTATAGCCGAAAGCGGCCGTTCTAAACGCGAATTAGCTTCCCTAATCGCCAAGCTTTTTGGTGCGGCCTAAGATTCGGGGGCTACTTCGGACTCTACCCCGCCCTCTTCCGGGTTCAAACATCACATTTCTTGGAAAAAAAAGCCAAAAGCGCGGCCACTGAAAAAACTAGGCCCGATCTGTCAGGAACCAAAGTCGACTCCAGTATTGGAAGTAGTGCCGGGCATGGCGTAGCCGGGCCACCATCTGAGGAATCGTATCGCCTGTCCTAGGAGTTTCCGCCATGTTGCAATCCAGACCATTGCTTTATTCCGTGCTTGGATTTCTCGCCGTGTCATTTTCGATAATTTTGACGGTGTCTGCGAGGAACGCGAAGGGCGACGTGATACCCGATCCCGTCAAGAATCAAGGCTTTAGGCCCGGAGTGGTCATCGTGAAGCTTCGGCCTGAGGCCGCGAATCCTCTTCGCGCAGCGGTCGCACAAAAAATCGCATTTCCGGCACTGCCTATTCCGGCCGCACTCAGAACTAAGCTTACCGAGAATAGGGCAACTGGAGTTGATCCTCTCATCCCGTCGTCCAAAGCCGCAGCAACTGAAGTCGATCAAATTTTCACTATCTCCATCGCTAAAGAAACGGATATTCCCGCGGCAGTGGTATCGCTGAGCGGCGACCCCGATGTACTTTTTGCCCAACCTGATTTCATAGCCGAAGCCTTCGTAACCCCGAATGACCCCTTCTATGTTGACGGCTCTCAATGGGCTCTGGACATGATCAATGCCAGTCAGGCGTGGGACAACTCGACCGGGACTGATGTCATCGTCGCAGTGATCGACACGGGCGTCGACATCACCCACCCGGACCTCGCCGCCCATATCTGGGTTAACAATGACCCGCCAGGCGATAATCCGCCGGGCATCTCTTGCGCGGGCTTCAACAACGCTGATGATGATTGCAACGGCTTCATAGACGACACCAACGGCTGGAACTTCGCCAGATTCGACGCCAATGGCAACCCCATCCAAGGCGGAAACAACGCGATACAGGACCTCATGGGACATGGCACGCACGTCGCCGGGATCATCGGCGCCGTAGGAAACAACGGCATCGGCATTGCGGGGCTGGCCTACAACTGCCGGATTATGGTTGTTCGAGGACTAGGCGCCAACGGAATTGGCTACACATCGACCCTCGCCCCGTGCATCAAGTACGCCGTGGACAACGGCGCCAGCGTGATCAACAACAGTTGGGGGGGATTGGGACGGAACCCCACGATCGACTCGATGGTGGATTACGCGCGCGATAACAACGTTTTGGTTGTCTCAGCCGCCGGAAACTCCAACCTCGAGACATGCCTCTTTAATCCGAGTAACAGTGAAAACAGTATGAGCGTGTCGGCGTTGACCAACGTACCCGTTTCCAAGGCGACCTATTCAAACTTTGGAGTCAAGGTGGACGTGGGCGCGCCGGGGGGCTCAGGTGGAGGCACTTCCCAGACCGACGTTCTTTCGACCGTCCTCAGTGGAGGCTATGAACCCCATGCCGGCACTTCCATGGCCGCTCCTTACGTCTCGGCCCTCGCCGCGCTTATCAGGAAAATGCAACCGACATGGACCTCTGAGCAGGTCAAACACGTCATTCAGCAGAGCGCTAACCCCAATATCATTCCTCCGGATTTTGACCTCTACTCTGGCTACGGACTCATTGACGCCCAGGCGGCATTGAATCGAGCATTGCCATTGCAGGGAAACACGCCGCCACCCGTCGCCTCCATCACTACGCCATACAACTGCCAAACCGTCAGCGGAACCATCGAAATCGTTGGCTCGGCCACGGCAAGCAGTTTTGAGTTTTATGAAGTTTGGTACGGCGAAGGTAATCTTCCGGAGACCTGGACCCTGGTGTCTCCGCAGGGAACTGCGCCACAGCCTTTTGGCGTACTGGCGTCCTGGGATACATCCTCATTTTCTGGGGTCTACACGCTGCGGCTCGTGACCAAAGACACTCAACTTCTCATCGTAAGTGAAGATCGCAACGTGATCGACATTGATAATTCGTCATCGGCCACGCCTTGCTCCCATTTTAGTTCCGGATTTGGGACTCAAGATTGGACCGCGATAGATCGCGAAAATATCAACGGCCCGGGTAATGATTGCGCAATTGTCGATACCCCCAATCCTCATACAGTGCTTCCCCAACCCATTGAAGGGAATCCAGGAGGCTACATCAGTGCGTCTGATGATTTCTCAAACGTGGATTTCTATTTTCGTGCTCCGGCCGCTTTCGTTGGAGATCAGTCCGCGCACTTTGGCGAGGACTTATGGTTCGATGTCAAGACTGGCGGTGCGGATTACTGCGACCCCTCTTACTTCCTCTTCTCGCCAAACATTCTGATTCTTGAGCCCAATACCGGTCCCCCAATCGCCCACCATGGCCCTTCTTGCTTCCCGCTGAACACGTGGATGCGAGTACGCATTCCTTTGGACGAGTCCGCAGGTTGGCATCATATCTGCGATTCATCGCCGTTGGCCCCAGGCGAATTATTCTCCGTGCTGAAGGATTTGAAATGGCTGGATATTAAAGGGGAATACGCAAGCGGGTTTGACACAGGAGGACTCGATAACGTCTGCTTTCGCGCACACGATTCAACGATGGACTGCATGCATGTAGTCAATGGGGCTTTTGAAGAACCCTGGCCAAACTTCAACTTTGGATGGACACCATCCGGCGTCGATCCAAGCGGCGGATTACTCCCGCCTTCGATTAATCAGTCGGCCGCTTATTGGCTCTTCGGGGCATTAAATTCGGACCCTATTCTTACACAGACGATCACCTCCTTGTCGGTCGGGCGTTCCTATGAGCTATCGGGGGACTACGCGAGCCGACTTTACAATGACAACCCGCCAGGCTCGATCAACACACGGTCGTTCTCGGTTTCAATCGGCGATTTACCCCCTTGGACGTATGTACCAACGCCACTGCTCCAGTGGCAGCACTTCTCCGAAACTTTCACAGCGACCTCGTCCTCCATGGTCCTGCAACTTGCTGCCGAGTTGAATTCCACAAACAACGACTTTATGGTCGACAACATCAAGATTTGCTTGTGCAATCCTTCGATCAGCGGCACCAAGTTCATCGACAACGACTGCGACGGCGTCCACGATTCAAATGAACCAGGCCTGGCGGGGTGGACCATCACCGCCATCAACGAAGCCACCGGCGCCCAATATCATGCGGTCACAAGCAGCAGTCCTCTCGGTCAGTATTCGATCAATGGTCTGCCAACCGGATCCTATTCAGTCCTAGAAACTGCCCAATCCAATTACGTCCAAACGCTGCCGCGTTGCAATGCACGAACGGTGGCGCTTGGTTGCGCACCACAAACGAATATCGACTTCGGAAACTGCCCATGCCAGGCAAACGCCTCGAGTGTGAGCCTTGGGGGGGGATGTACGGAGTGTCTAGTCGGAGGTCCATCTGGCCCGCTGCTTAATTCCTGGCAGGTCGTATCCGCACCGGCTCAGGGAAACCCCCTAACGCCCTTCGCGACAACCAATGTGCCCAATGCGGTAGCGCAGGCGGCGGGGTGGTGCACAAACTGCGGCGGCGGGTGGATTTCCGCATCGCAGAATCCTAACGACGTAACGCTCACATCCGGGTTGTATACGTATCGATATTCATTCTGTCTCGACTCCCGCTTCTCCAATCCCAGCATGTCTCTTTGCGTGATGGCTGACTCTTCTGAATTTGGCGCCTCGGTGTTTTTGAATGGACACTTTCTCTTCGACGTCGATCCTGCTTTTGGCCCCTGTACAAATCATGTGTATGCCGCCGCATTTCTTCAGCCGCTGCTTCGCCCTGGTGAAAACCAGATTGACGTAGTCGTCGACCACGATAGCGGACCAGGAGGGATCAACGTTCAGGGAGCATTTAATGACCCTACCGGCCGCTGCTGTCCGTCGCCGCTGTGCCCGTGCGTCACGCCGCCCAGCGGAATGATCGGCTGGTGGCCGCTGGATGAGGCAATCGGCGCGACGGTCTATGACGACATCTCCGGCACGCCGCAGAACGCGATCAATTCGGGTGATCCCGGCCCCTCGGTCGTGTCCGGCGTGGTCGGGCTGGCACGAAACTATGGCGGAAATCCCCCGCCCAGCATCGTGCCGAACCCTGATGCCGACGCTCTAAATGCCGGAACCGGCGACTTTTCCATCGACGCATGGGTCAAAACCAATCCGGTCGGTCAGGTTTCTCATTCCATCGTCGAAAAGCTCTATGTCCGTGCACCAA
This portion of the Phycisphaerae bacterium genome encodes:
- a CDS encoding S8 family serine peptidase — protein: MLQSRPLLYSVLGFLAVSFSIILTVSARNAKGDVIPDPVKNQGFRPGVVIVKLRPEAANPLRAAVAQKIAFPALPIPAALRTKLTENRATGVDPLIPSSKAAATEVDQIFTISIAKETDIPAAVVSLSGDPDVLFAQPDFIAEAFVTPNDPFYVDGSQWALDMINASQAWDNSTGTDVIVAVIDTGVDITHPDLAAHIWVNNDPPGDNPPGISCAGFNNADDDCNGFIDDTNGWNFARFDANGNPIQGGNNAIQDLMGHGTHVAGIIGAVGNNGIGIAGLAYNCRIMVVRGLGANGIGYTSTLAPCIKYAVDNGASVINNSWGGLGRNPTIDSMVDYARDNNVLVVSAAGNSNLETCLFNPSNSENSMSVSALTNVPVSKATYSNFGVKVDVGAPGGSGGGTSQTDVLSTVLSGGYEPHAGTSMAAPYVSALAALIRKMQPTWTSEQVKHVIQQSANPNIIPPDFDLYSGYGLIDAQAALNRALPLQGNTPPPVASITTPYNCQTVSGTIEIVGSATASSFEFYEVWYGEGNLPETWTLVSPQGTAPQPFGVLASWDTSSFSGVYTLRLVTKDTQLLIVSEDRNVIDIDNSSSATPCSHFSSGFGTQDWTAIDRENINGPGNDCAIVDTPNPHTVLPQPIEGNPGGYISASDDFSNVDFYFRAPAAFVGDQSAHFGEDLWFDVKTGGADYCDPSYFLFSPNILILEPNTGPPIAHHGPSCFPLNTWMRVRIPLDESAGWHHICDSSPLAPGELFSVLKDLKWLDIKGEYASGFDTGGLDNVCFRAHDSTMDCMHVVNGAFEEPWPNFNFGWTPSGVDPSGGLLPPSINQSAAYWLFGALNSDPILTQTITSLSVGRSYELSGDYASRLYNDNPPGSINTRSFSVSIGDLPPWTYVPTPLLQWQHFSETFTATSSSMVLQLAAELNSTNNDFMVDNIKICLCNPSISGTKFIDNDCDGVHDSNEPGLAGWTITAINEATGAQYHAVTSSSPLGQYSINGLPTGSYSVLETAQSNYVQTLPRCNARTVALGCAPQTNIDFGNCPCQANASSVSLGGGCTECLVGGPSGPLLNSWQVVSAPAQGNPLTPFATTNVPNAVAQAAGWCTNCGGGWISASQNPNDVTLTSGLYTYRYSFCLDSRFSNPSMSLCVMADSSEFGASVFLNGHFLFDVDPAFGPCTNHVYAAAFLQPLLRPGENQIDVVVDHDSGPGGINVQGAFNDPTGRCCPSPLCPCVTPPSGMIGWWPLDEAIGATVYDDISGTPQNAINSGDPGPSVVSGVVGLARNYGGNPPPSIVPNPDADALNAGTGDFSIDAWVKTNPVGQVSHSIVEKLYVRAPNPPSDPGDMIGYTLGIDGQGRLNGSLVTSIFFNGNAGAQAGQIDDARWHHVAMTVIRNSPTGGKVYVDGVPTTFDPTNAAGDISNGETFKIGGRSSSAAFQGAIDEVEFFNRALTPAEVYAIYAAGSSGKCKCPCMGDMNGDGKLNGGDIHPFMVCIADPPPGCACGDMNGDGMVTAADISGFVDAMLIGCP
- a CDS encoding serine/threonine-protein kinase, which codes for MSACPPLHVLEDAAVGKANGDGGISSHLACCAPCRSTLEDIRQNNALLTQITTVARATRSRRERRLDPLVMDDYEILECVAQGGQGVVYRAIQKRTKRCVALKMLHGGHFATPRQRGRFEREVELAAGLHHPNIVTVHDSGITPDGRPFLSMAFIEGRPLDQWARSCRAESTVGQTRTRLLEVFIKVCRALSFAHLRGVLHRDLKPGNILVDANHEPHIVDFGLAKLVDGEAAFSATLTGEFMGTIAYAAPEQVSCGGSQGDARSDVYALGVLLYEVLTGQLPFPVSGAIADVVRQITTTEPSAPSRVIASIPADLDTITLKAMAKDMNRRYQSALDLGEDLRRFLANEPIIARSDSTWYVLRKVAHRHRRTLVAGAAVTFALLMGAVAMTAYVVFSARASAARSQAIAELERADALSLVMHSIVQPRSANSGREDYASRDMNRFEEQIRLGWLAGSPRRESIAASLLAGVYLEGGALWPAEELTRKANIWAPHETGANQREAARGLSNLAEVLLARKRLSEAIHYCERALAIDKESTGKGGIEAARDAELLARIYLAKGEFDTASVLATDAVSVQSAKLGEESSDLARSLDTQAAVLLALGRFEAAQSACLRALKIRLTVLQDEDSAVGQSLRRLAAIIERSSGDAVHLAIAKSIGAETYTELGAGLRSLADDLGHLEMPRGAGATSPTPVSVLHRMLALKEALLGPLHKGLLSTLASLGVEAHFLQDYAGEVDIMTRALTVIEKIQGPRSLAFINCLDGRADVLAGMERYSEAIPDRERSLTIWWTLPADQRDDFHAAVNERALALWMSLDGRYEQAAQRFGHCIEIISRAQGTDQHVVAYCHAGRAWALSRLGRTEGVESEAREALELGEQLKESMPVGQRSCLTYFAGSVLAAQGKLDEGQQLIQLAWEGDAYHVPLQKRLPDDRFRRQVVEDMIRICVTRGDANGEGRWRKELQGNRK
- a CDS encoding sigma-70 family RNA polymerase sigma factor, translated to MQTAFPLQVRAMQLTSRTTTALLEDLLNPAAQEVWEALDARFRPIIRGFSLKLGLGEADADDVTQETLTRVVKYYRQGSYDRSRGRLSSWVIGIARNCILDWQGAASRRRERRGESALVQLSDHETLNGIWDEECRRVILENAMRELREETRLEAKTIRAFEMIAFEERSASDVSAELGLSLDSVYAAKNRCLTQLREIMSRLTDVYELV